In Ochotona princeps isolate mOchPri1 chromosome 21, mOchPri1.hap1, whole genome shotgun sequence, a single genomic region encodes these proteins:
- the LOC101533718 gene encoding histone H1.8, whose product MEPNAIPSGDSSAPLAPAAGSSKLPDPTEPDFKLYPYFSANKQLEDSPPDRRFPAPPVRRPRGSLTQSRKPTMLRMVLEALQASERRQGTSVMAIKLYILRKYPTVHSLRFKYLLKQALATGMSRGLLTRPLHSKAKGATGSFKLVSERKRTQLSKARKARKGKAGKAGKAKEPVSKKPREARPGQVGQAHKKPGAVGKVPPKPGAAKKVPKKGKEAKDTEVKRSQARKAPRKSNKATQASAGPKNNGKPKVKGHRKSQGVSEPQGSGHRVMVLRKDVKTAERVFPTGIPPAPPGEAKAPRKTSAADSKSSKPTARKVKNSGVASLTKKKTAAKAPEAAAASGDKERPKAKASTSTKGQGSKAGGQQAPLRRQSPCLLRASSGAVSTAYSTNTIHPSARCQGPLWGQEVEPGVSGG is encoded by the exons ATGGAGCCCAACGCCATCCCCAGCGGCGACTCCTCCGCCCCCTTGGCCCCCGCGGCAGGCTCGTCCAAGCTGCCAGACCCTACCGAGCCAG ACTTCAAGCTGTACCCTTATTTTTCAGCCAACAAGCAACTCGAAGACTCTCCTCCAGACAGGAGGTTCCcag CGCCCCCCGTTCGCAGGCCAAGGGGCAGCCTCACGCAGAGCCGCAAACCCACGATGCTGCGCATGGTGCTAGAGGCGCTGCAGGCGAGCGAACGGCGCCAAGGCACGTCAGTGATGGCCATCAAGCTCTACATCCTGCGCAAGTATCCGACTGTGCACAGCCTGCGCTTCAAGTACCTGCTCAAGCAGGCCCTGGCCACCGGCATGAGTCGAGGCCTCCTCACCAGGCCCCTCCACTCCAAGGCCAAGGGCGCCACTGGCAGCTTCAAA TTGGTGTCCGAGCGCAAGAGAACACAACTCAGCAAGGCCAGGAAGGCCAGGAAGGGGAAGGCCGGAAAAGCGGGGAAGGCCAAGGAGCCAGTCTCCAAGAAacctagagaggccagaccaggccaggtgggACAGGCACACAAGAAGCCGGGTGCCGTGGGGAAGGTGCCTCCTAAGCCAGGTGCAGCCAAGAAGGTCCCCAAGAAAGGCAAAGAGGCCAAAGACACGGAGGTCAAACGGAGCCAGGCCAGGAAGGCTCCCAGGAAGTCAAACAAGGCCACACAGGCCTCTGCTGGTCCTAAGAACAATGGGAAACCAAAGGTCAAAGGCCACAGGAAAAGTCAAG GTGTCTCAGAACCCCAGGGCTCTGGGCACAGGGTTATGGTGCTCAGGAAGGATGTGAAGACTGCTGAACGAGTGTTTCCCACAGGAATCCCGCCTGCCCCTCCAGGAGAGGCCAAAGCTCCCAGGAAAACCAGTGCCGCCGACAGCAAGAGTTCTAAACCCACAGCCAGAAAG GTCAAAAACAGTGGTGTTGCTTCCCTGACTAAGAAGAAGACAGCAGCCAAGgcccctgaagcagcagcagcctcaggggATAAGGAGAggcccaaagccaaagccagcactTCCACTAAGGGCCAAGGGTCCAAGGCTGG AGGCCAGCAGGCCCCCCTCCGGCGCCAGTCCCCCTGCCTCCTCCGAGCCTCCTCTGGGGCAGTAAGCACTGCCTACTCCACCAACACCATCCACCCGTCTGCCCGCTG
- the RHO gene encoding rhodopsin: MNGTEGPDFYIPMSNHTGIVRSPFEYPQYYLAEPWQFSMLAAYMFLLIMLGFPINFLTLYVTVQHKKLRTPLNYILLNLAIANLFMVLCGFTTTLYTSLHGYFVFGPTGCNVEGFFATLGGEIALWSLVVLAIERYVVVCKPMSNFRFGENHAIMGVAFTWIMALACAAPPLMGWSRYIPEGMQCSCGIDYYTLKPEINNESFVIYMFVVHFTIPLVVIFFCYGQLVFTVKEAAAQQQESATTQKAEKEVTRMVIIMVIAFLICWVPYASVACYIFTHQGSNFGPIFMTIPAFFAKSSAIYNPVIYIMMNKQFRNCMLTTICCGKNPLGDDDASVTASKTETSQVAPA, from the exons ATGAATGGAACCGAGGGTCCGGATTTCTACATACCCATGTCCAACCACACGGGCATAGTGCGCAGCCCCTTCGAGTACCCGCAGTACTACCTGGCGGAGCCCTGGCAGTTCTCCATGCTGGCTGCCTACATGTTCCTGCTCATCATGCTCGGCTTCCCCATCAACTTCCTCACGCTCTACGTCACCGTGCAGCATAAGAAGCTACGCACGCCCCTCAACTACATCCTGCTCAACTTGGCCATAGCCAACCTCTTCATGGTCTTGTGCGGCTTCACCACCACCCTGTACACCTCCCTGCATGGCTACTTCGTCTTCGGGCCCACGGGATGCAATGTGGAGGGCTTCTTTGCAACACTGGGAG GTGAGATTGCCCTGTGGTCCCTGGTGGTCCTGGCCATTGAGCGATATGTGGTGGTGTGCAAACCTATGAGCAACTTCCGCTTCGGCGAGAACCACGCCATCATGGGCGTCGCCTTCACCTGGATCATGGCCCTGGCTTGTGCTGCACCACCCCTCATGGGCTGGTCCAG GTATATCCCTGAGGGCATGCAGTGCTCGTGTGGGATCGACTACTACACACTCAAGCCCGAGATCAACAACGAGTCCTTCGTCATCTACATGTTCGTTGTCCACTTCACCATCCCTCTGGTCGTCATCTTCTTCTGCTATGGGCAGCTGGTCTTCACAGTCAAGGAG gctgcagcccagcagcaggAGTCGGCCACCACCCAGAAGGCTGAGAAGGAGGTCACCCGCATGGTCATCATCATGGTCATTGCATTCCTGATCTGCTGGGTGCCCTATGCCAGTGTGGCATGCTATATCTTCACCCACCAGGGCTCCAACTTTGGGCCCATCTTCATGACCATCCCGGCATTCTTTGCCAAGAGCTCTGCCATCTACAACCCTGTCATCTACATCATGATGAACAAGCAG TTCCGAAACTGCATGCTCACCACCATCTGCTGCGGCAAGAACCCACTGGGTGATGACGACGCCTCTGTCACAGCCTCCAAGACGGAGACCAGCCAGGTGGCTCCAGCCTAA